Below is a window of Edaphobacter bradus DNA.
GAAGTCGGCGAAGAGGCACTCTGCCGAACAGAGTACGCGCCAGAAGCGATGCGCGTACTCGGGATCGTATGTGTGATGAACCTCGTCCTGAGGGAAGGGGATTGCCTCGGCGACCTCGACAGGGACAGGGTTGATGGCGACGGTGACGCCAAGCGCGGCGAGACAGCGCTGGTATTCTGCATAGAAGTCGGCGACAGACTGCGCACGGAGCGGCACGGAGAGAATCGATCCGGAGCTGATGCGGAATCGTAGATCGTGGCTGACGAAGTCGAACTCGATCTCGAGGAACTCGGTGCCGTAAGGCATTGCAGAGGTCGTGAGCCCGCGGGCGCTGAGGTAGAGAGGCACGTTCCACCAGTGATTGAGCGGCGGAGTGAGCGCAAGGCGCGTCTTGCCGACGATCTGCGTCCACATGTGCAGGGTCGCCGCTGTGTCTTTCCATGCGTTCCAGTTCAGCTCGGGCCAGATGTGCTGGGCCGGTTTGGTTGTTTTCATGCAAGCCTCTATGCGCGCGGAAGTGCAGCAGAGAATTTACATCAAATGTGTGGCCGACGCATCAGGACGATGCGGAGTTTCTACGAGGCGTCGACCTGAGAGCTTCAAGGACGGGCGTCTCCGGTTGCGTGCAATCTGGCGAGGCGGCGAAAGTTGCGGATCAGATTGCTGTCGTGTTGCGGCGACCATGCCATGACAAACTCGACGAAGGCATTTTTTGCCTTGAGTGGGCAGAAGGCGAGGTCGCGCGTCCGGAACTGCTGCTGGTTTAGAGGCAGCAGCGAAATGCCCTCACCGGCCTGCACCATGAGGACGACGCTCACCCAGACGGTGGAGATACTGGCGATGTGTGGCGAAAATCCGGCCTCAGAGCAGAGCTCGATGACTTTGTCGAAGACTGCAGGAGAGGTTTCGCGAGAGGACAGGACAAAGGGCTCGTGGGCCAGATCTCTGAGGTCCACGGGACCTGGCGCTGCGGGGTGGCTCCTTGGCAGGATCGCGACGATAGGGTTTTGTTGGATGACCTCCGATCGTAGTCTTGTGCTGAATTCAGGTTCGACGCGGCGAGTGAAGCCGATGTCAATCCTGCCTTCGACAAGCGCCGGCCACTGCTGTGTTGAGGTCATCTCGACAAGTGAGAGTTGAACGCCCGGATGCAGTCTCCGAAATTCGCGGATGAGTTTGGGGAAATTGACGCCGACGCCTCCGGAAAAGAACCCGACGCGCAAGGTGCCTAGTTCGCCGCGATGTGCCCGCTGGACGGCCTCGATGGCGCGGTCAGCGCGTTCCAGGATTCGTCGCGCCTCCTCGAGGAAAAGCTCACCTGGCCTCGTCAGCGACGTCCGTCTGGGAGAGCGGACGAACAGGCGCACTCCGATTTCGCGTTCAAGATCAGTGAGTTGTTCGCTGATCGCAGATTGAGCGACGTGTAGGGTGCGTGCGGCTCCGCTGAAACTTCCTTGCTCGGCTACTGCGACCAGGTAGCGAAGGTGTCTAAGCTCCATGCTTCCAAGGGTAATCGGTTTTTCCGATGGGAGGGCACGGAAAGAACTGCGAGACATGGCGGCTTGGAGCTAGTCTATACATACAGGACATACAGGAAAGCTCTGAAAGAATTTCAGAAAGTGAGGTATACGGGCGATGTGGATCGTAAAGGTAGCTCTCAATCGGCCTTACACGTTCATCGTCCTGGCTCTGCTCATTCTGATTGCCGCGCCGGTGGTGATTCTGCGTACGCCGACGGACATCTTCCCGAATATTAATATTCCTGTAATCTCAGTCGGCTGGACGTATACGGGCCTCAATCCCGAGGAGCTTGAGGGGCGTCTCACATCGCCGTACGAGAAGGGGCTGACGACGCTCGTCGACAACATCCAACACATCGAGTCTACGACGTACAACGGCGCAGTGAACGTGAAGATCTACCTGCAGCCGGGGGCGTCGCTCGACACAGCCAACGCGCAGGTGACGGCTGCGTCGCAGAGTATTCTGCGCCAGTTGCCTCCGGGAATCCTGCCGCCGCAGATCATCAATTTCTCGGCTTCCAGCGTGCCGATTCTGCAGCTGGGCGTTTCGGGGCCTGGCCTGTCAGAGTCGCAGTTGAACGACTACTCCGCAAACTTTATCCGCCCGCAACTGATCACGGTTCCGGGAGCGATCGTTCCGCTGCCTTATGGAGGCAAGCAGCGAGAGATCCTCATCAGCATGGACCAGGCCGCGATGCAGTCGAAGGGAATTGCTCCCGGCGATCTGTTGAACGCAGTTGCGCAACAGAACGTTGTGCTGCCGTCGGGCACCATCAAGATAGGGCAGTCAGAGTATGACGTTCGCACCAACGGAACGCCGCGTACGGTCGAAGGACTCGCCAACATTCCGCTGAAGCAGGTGAACGGAACGACGATCTATCTGCGCGATGTTGCCAGCGTTAGCGACGGCTTTCAGGTGCAGACGAATGTGGTGCGCCAGGATGGCCGTCGTGGCGTGTTGATCTCCATTGTGAAGGGTGGAAACGCTTCGACGCTCGATGTCGTCAAGGGCGTGCGGGCACTACTTCCTCGCGTCGCCACGACGTTGCCTCCAGAGCTGAAGATGACGCCGCTTTCCGACCAGAGCGTCTTTGTGCGAGGCGCGATTAAGGGTGTGATTCGCGAGGCGATCATCGCGGCAGCGCTTACGGCGATCATGATTCTGGTCTTCCTGGGGAGTTGGCGATCGACATTGATTATCGCGGTCTCGATTCCTCTGTCGATTCTCACCTCTGTCATCGTTCTCAGCCTGACGGGCGAGACCATTAATACGATGACGCTGGGGGGATTGGCGCTCGCGGTCGGTATTCTGGTGGATGATGCCACGGTAACGATCGAAAACATCGAGCGGTTTCTGGAGGACCACTACCCTCTGCGCGAGGCCATTCTGGAAGGAGCGGCGCAGATCTCGGTTCCGGCGCTGGTTTCCACACTCTGTATCTGCATCGTCTTTCTGCCGATGTTCTTCCTGGGCGGAGTTGCACGTTATCTGTTTGTGCCGCTCGCAGAGGCGGTGGTCTTCGCGATGCTCGCCAGCTACATTCTTAGCCGCACGCTGGTTCCGACGCTGGCGATGTATCTGCTGCGTGAGCACGGCCATGGAAAGGGCGGCAATGGGTTCTTCGCGCGGTTCCAGCGTGGCTTCGAGCGTCGGTTTGAGCAAGTCCGCAGCGGCTATCACGGCATTCTGAAGAGGGTTGTGGATGCGCGACTCATCTTTGTTCCGGGGTTTCTTGGTATCTGCGTGCTGACCTTTACCTTGTTGCCTTTTCTGGGCGAGAACTTCTTTCCCGATACGGACAGCGGACAGTTCATTCTTCACGTGCGTGGAACAACGGGACTGCGCATTGAAGAGACTGCACGTCTCTTCGACCTGGTCGAAGCCGATATCCGCAGAGAGATCCCGCCATCTGAGATCGACAACATTCTCGACAACATCGGCATGCCCTACAGTGTCATTAACACGCAGCACCTTACGAATGGGACGATCGGGGCCGCCGACGGAGATATCTTCGTTACGCTCAAGGAAGGTCATCATCCTACGGCGAAGTATGTCAGGGCATTGCGCGCGAATCTGCCGCGTCTTTTCCCCGAGGCTACGTTCTATATGCTGCCTGCCGACATCACAACACAGATTCTGAACTTCGGCCTCCCAGCTCCGATTGACGTCCAGATTGAGGGCAACGATATCGGTGCGAGCAAGACGCAGGCGGATAAGATTCTGGCGCAACTGCGAGAGGTTCCCGGTCTAACGGACCTTCGTATTCAGCAACCGTTCGACTATCCCACGCTGCAACTCGCGGTCGACAGAACCAAGGCGGCCCAGGGAGGGTACAGCGAGCGCGATGTGGCAACGAGCATTCTCAATACGTTGAGCGGAAGCGGCCAAGTGACGCCTATGTTCTTTCTCAACTGGAAGAATATGGTGAACTACAACTTGGTCGCGCAGACGCCGCAGTACAAGATGGATACGATGCAGGACCTGGGGAACATTCCGATTAATCGCACGACGAGCGGAGCACCCCCAGCCAGCGCAACGATGCCTGAGATTCTTAGCGACCTTGCGAAAGCTGAGCGAGGACATGAGATGGCGGTTGTGAACCACTACAACATCCGGCGCGTTGTGGACGTCTACGGCAACGTTCAGGGGCGTGACCTCGGCGCAGTGAGCCGGCAGATCGATAAGATACTCAACAACGATCGCAAGTCCCTGCCGCGCGGCACGTTCATCACGCTTAAAGGTCAGGTTGAGACGATGCGCACTTCCTATGTTGGACTGCTTGGAGGTCTGTTCTTCTCGATCGTGCTTGTCTACCTTCTTATCGTCGTCAACTTCCAGAGCTGGGTTGATCCGTTCATCATCATTACGGCCCTGCCGGCTGCTCTCGCAGGCATCGTGCTGTTTCTCTTCCTGACTCACACGACCCTGAGCGTTCCTGCATTGATGGGGGCTATCATGTGCATGGGCGTTGCCACGGCGAACAGCATTCTTGTCGTCTCGTTTGCCAAGACGAGACTCGAAGAACATGGCGTTGCGCTGCGGGCAGCGGTAGAAGCAGGCACGACGCGCTTCCGCCCAGTTCTCATGACGGCGTTCGCGATGATTATCGGCATGGTGCCGATGGCGCTTGGAATGGGCGATGGCGGCGAGCAGAATGCACCGCTGGGGCGCGCTGTCATCGGCGGCCTTCTTTGTGCGACGGTCGCGACACTGATCTTCGTGCCTTGCGTCTTCGCGCTGATTCATGGCCGTGAGAAGGCGGAGCGTGGGCGTCAGCAGAAGCGCCTCATGGAGGAGCGCGTATGAGCTCCAACAGCAAAATTCGTGATCCGGAGAGGGACATGACGACCCAGGAACAAGTGGCAGACGACACGCAGACCGACGTTGTGCCGGCGCATGCCGATGCAGGCCATCACGCGGCTCCTATCGAGCCGAGGGGCGGCGGCCGGACGTTCGGCATCCTCCTCGCGCTGGTTCTTCTCTTCGCCATTGGTTATGGTTTGCACATTCGCTCGTCGAGCGAAAAACAACTGGCTCGTGCGACTGGCGAGGCGGCGATTCTTTCTGTGCATGTCGTATCTCCGACATTGGGGTCTTCGGCGCAGGATCTTGTTCTTCCCGGCAACGTGCAGGCGTTTATCGAGACGCCTATTTACTCGCGTACGAATGGCTATCTGAAGAAGTGGTACTTCGACATTGGGGCGCACGTTCGCAAGGGACAGTTGCTTGCAGAGATCGAGACCCCGGAGGTCGATCAGCAACTGCAGCAGTCCAGGGCTGAGCTGGAGCGGATGCAGGCCAATATGGAACTGGCTGGCGTGACGAGCAATCGCTGGCAGAGCCTTCTGTCCAAGCACGCTGTTTCCCAGCAGGAGGCTGACCAGGCGCGCAGCAACTACATTGCGGCGCAGGCTGCGGTGGGCGCAAGCAAGGCAAATGTTGGGAGGCTTGTGCAGCTTCAGAGCTACGAGCGCATCGTCGCTCCCTTCGACGGTGTGATTACGGCTCGCAATACCGACATCGGCGATCTGATCGATGCCGGCTCAGGAACGAGCAATCCGCGGGAGCTCTTCCATCTTGCGTCGGTCGGCAAGTTGCGCGTCTACGTCGCTGTCCCAGAGGTCTATGCGGATTCGATTCGCGATGGAGACAGCGCCACGCTGACGCAGGACTCCAATCCAGTTGAAAAGGCTCCCGGCACCATCGTGCGGAACGCCAAAGCGATCGACCGCGCGACGCGCACGCTGAACGTTGAGGTTGACATCGACAATACGAAGGGTACGTTGCTTCCGGGCGCATATGTTTTCGTGCACTTCCATCTGCCTTCGGGTGCACATACCGTTACGATTCCGTCGAACACACTTCTCTTCCGCGCCGAAGGGCTGCGTGTGGGTGTCGTGCATGGCGATCGAGTGCAGCTGACGCCTGTCACCATTGGCCATGACTACGGCAATTCGGTGGAGATCACGTCCGGTCTCAATGCGTCCGATCAGATTATTCTCGACCCGCCGGATTCGCTCACGAGCGGGATAAAGGTTCACGTGGAGACCCAGCGAGTGCAGGGCCAGTCATGAGAATCAGCACGCCGCGTCTTTTCTCTGTGTGGGTTGGTGCGACGCTGGCGATAGGGCTGGCCGGGTGCCGGGTTGGTCCGCAATATGCGCGCCCTTCGGTGCCGCTTGCGCCGGAGTTCAAGGAGTCTCTACCACAGAACTTCAAGGCAGCAGACGGATGGAAGGCGGCGCAGCCCAGCGATAACCAGCTCAAGGGCGACTGGTGGACGATGTTCAACGATCCTCAACTCAACGCGCTCGAGGCGCAGATTGAGCCTGCAAACCAGACGCTGAAGCAGGCTGAAGCGAACTTCAGCGCGTCGCGGGCCGCTATCCGCTTTTTTAAAGCATCTGAGGCTCCCACCGTCACCACCGCGCCAAGCATTGGGGCCGTGCGCAACTCCGAAAACCAGCCGTACTTCAACAAGGCTAACGCCAACAATGGCGTAGGCAATTTTATTCTTCCCTTTGACCTCAACTACGAGATCGATTTGTGGGGCAGGATTCGGCGGACGGTGGCGCAGGCCCGCGAACAGGCGCAGGCCTCCGATGCCGACCTAGAGACAGCACGTCTCTCGCTACACGCTGAGCTTGCCATCGATTACTTCAACCTGCGGTCAGCGGATGCGCAACGAAAGCTGCTGGATGATACGGTGAAGGCCTTCCAGAGTGCTCTGCAGCTTACGGAGGATCGCTACAACGGAGGAGCCTCGCCGCTTTCCGACGTTGCGCAGGCGCGCACGCAGCTACAGACCGCGCAGGTGCAGGCCACCGACGTTGATATTGCGCGTGCAGACTTTGAGCATGCCATCGCCGTTCTGATTGGTAAGCCTCCAGCGGAGCTCACGGTGCCGCGTACGCCCGTCACGGTGGCAGCTCCGGAGCTTCCTGCGGTCCCAGGTGCGCTTCCGTCACAGCTTCTCGAACGGCGTCCTGATATTGCGGGCGACGAGCGCCGCATGGCCGCAGCCAACGAGGAGATTGGTATCGCTAAGTCCGCGTTTTACCCCGCTTTCACGCTCTCGGCAGTGGCTGGTTTTACTGGGACCTCAGCCAGCAACTGGTTCACTTGGCCCAGCCGCTTCTTCGCTGTTGGCCCGACGCTCTCGCAGACGCTGTTTGACCATGGTCGGCGACGTGCAACTTCTGATATTGCGCTCGCGGAGTACGATGCCACGATTGCGGCTTACCGGCAGACCTCTCTCACTGCGTTCCAGCAAGTGGAGGACAACCTGAATGCGCTCCATGGGCTGGAGGTCGAGGCGGTGCAGCAGCATGCGGCAACGGCTTCCGCGCAACAGACTCTTGACCTCTTCAATATTCGCTATGAGGGCGGGGTGGATAACTATCTGCAGGTAATTACGTGGCAGACGGCGCTGCTGGCCAACGAGCGCAACGATATCGACATTACACGTCGTCGGCTCGAGGCCAGTGTGTTGCTCATCAAGGCCCTCGGGGGAGGCTGGAACACTTCGCAGCTGCCGCAGCAACCCTGAGGGCCTGGGAGTTCAGAAGGATCTTACAGCGTTCACGGGACCTAGACAGAGTGTCACGGATGAACGGTGAAGGTATCGTGCAGCGATGCCGTCGAGTCTTCCCCAACCCAGACGTCAAATTCCGCGGGCTCCTCCACCCAGGCTTGCGTGGAGGGGCTCCAATATGACAGTTCGTCTTTGCCCAAGGCGAAGCTCAAGGTTGTCTTGCCGCCCGGAGCAAGCGTTATTCTGCGAAAGCCCTTGAGTTGGCGAACTGGACGTGACGCGCTCCCCGAGCGTTGGTGGATGTAGAGCTGCACTACTTCGTCGCCAGCTTTGCTTCCGGTGTTCTCGACATCTACCGATGCTTCCACCCGCTCACCGGCGCCCACTTGCCGATGGCTCAATTTGAGGTTGGAGATAGCGAAGCTGGTGTAGTTCAGTCCGTATCCGAACGGATAGAGAGGCGAACTGGGCCCATCCCAGTAGCGCGAGACGAAGTCCTTCGAGGTCTCCGGCACATGCGTCAGGTTATGCGCATAGTAAATCGGGATCTGGTCCTCGCTTCGCGGCCAACTGAAGGTCAATTTGCCACCGGGGTTTGCATCCCCAAAGAGTAGATCGGCGACGGCATTTCCACCCTCTATGCCGGGGTACCAGACGTCGAGAATGGTGGAGACATGTGCGGCGGCCCAGGAGATATTGAGAGGCCGTCCGTTCACAAGAACAAGCACGAGAGGCTTGCCCGTAGCTGCAACCGCTTCAAGCAGTCTCTGCTGCCTTCCGGCCAGATCGAGTGAAGAACGCGAGGCAGCCTCACCGCTCATGTCGTCAAGTTCACCGAGGACGAGCACCGTGGCATCGGCATGCATGGCGGTTTGCACGGCTTTCTCGATCTCAGCGTCAGATCCGGTGTTGTCATCATTCTGATACTCACGCTTCAGATCTGTTCCCTGCGCATACTCGATGCGTGTCGACGCGGGAAGCTTGTTGCGCAGACCCTGAAGGATCGTAACAACATCCTTGGGCTCACCGGCGAAGCTCCACGGCCCCTGGAGCGGCTTCTGGACGTTCGCGAGGGGACCGATGAGAGCCAGCGAACTCAGGCTCTTGCTGAGTGGAAGGGTGTGGCTTTCATTGCGCAGCAGTACGGCAGTTCGCTGAGCAGCGAGACGGGCGAGTGCGCGGCTCTCCGGCGCTTTCAGAACAGCCTCGGTCTGCGCTACGTCGACATAGGGATGCTCAAAGAGGCCGAGTCGAATCTTCGCTTCGAGGACAGGCCGAACCATATTGTCCAGTTGCGCAGTAGACAGCTTCTTGTCTTCAATCAGGTTGCCCAGGTTTGCGAGATAGGTTTTGCTGCCCATGTCCATGTTTACGCCAGCCGAGAATGCACGATAAGTAGCTTCCTGAGGATCGCTTGCGAAGCCGTGCGTGGTCAGGTCCTGAACAGCGAAGGCATCGCTGACGACGAATCCGGAGAAGCCCCACTCTTTGCGAAGAACCTGCTGCAGTAGAAATGTGTTGCCGGAAGCGGGCACGTCGTTGAGGTCCATATAGGCGCTCATCACGCTTCCCACACCGGCGTCGATCGCCGCGTGAAATGGTGGAAAGTAGACATTGCGCAACAGATCTTCAGACACGTAGGAGGAGTCGTAGTCACGACCGCCGTCTGCTGCTCCGTACGCCGCGAAGTGCTTCACACATGCCAACACGTGTTCGGGGCTGCCGAGGTACGGGCCCTGTAGCCCTCGCACCTGTGCGCGGGTTACAGCAGCATCAAGGTATGGATCCTCACCGGCACCCTCAACGATGCGTCCCCAGCGCGGATCGCGAGCGATATCCACCATCGGAGTAAACGCCCACCGTACCCCTGCTGCTGAGGCTTCGTGCGCGGCCACGGTCTGGACGTGCTCGATCAGACTCGGATCCCACGAGGACGCCAGCGCGAGCGGTACGGGAAATGTGGTGCGGAACCCATGAATGACGTCAAAGCCGATGAGCAGCGGAATGTGCATGCGCGACTCTTCGACGGCGACATGCTGCAGATGGTTGATGGCCACCGGATCGGTGATGAACAGAAAGGATCCCACCTGTCCTTTGCGAATGCGCTCCTCGAAGCTCACGGTATCGGGGAAGTATTGATAGAAGAGCTGGGTAAGTTGCCCGATTTTTTCGTCGGTCGTCATGTGGTGGAGCAGCGTGTTGGCTCGCTGCTGCACTGCCGCTTCGGATGGCGCGGATGTTTCGTGCGACTGAGCCTGCACGAAGGGAGAGAGGCAGGCAATAACGAAGGTGAGATTGCGAAGCAGAGATCCGGGGCGGCGTCGAGACGTCATTGTTTTCCGTTTCATTGGGCGTGACAGGGTCCGATAGGAGAATGTAAAGTGGGTCAAGTATACGTTTTCTCGAGAGGCCGGAAAACTGAAAATAAACAAGAAATTTCGGTCCGCAAAAGGGCACTGAGAGCTACCTATGTTCCGACGCCTCCTCGCTGTTCTCCCGTTGATTCTTGCAGGCTTGCCATCACATGCGACACCTCGCCTGGCTCCTTTGTTTGGCGATCACATGGTTCTGCAGCGCGATAAGCCGATTGCCGTGTGGGGATGGGCAGACCCCGGAGAGAAAATAGAAGTCCGTCTGGCGAATGGAGCGCCGGTATCCACGCAAGCGGGTACGGATAGCCGCTGGGGCCTGACTTTGCAGCCTTTGCCGGCAGGTGGCCCCTTTGTGATGCGAGTCGCGGGAAAGACCACGGTGGTGATTCACGATGTGATGATCGGCGACGTGTGGGTGCTCTCCGGGCAGTCGAACATGACCTTTCCGGTGAGCCGTGCGAGCAACGCGTCTTCGGCCATCTCCAAGGCGAGCAATGCTTCGCTGCGCCTCTTCACTGTTCCTGACGAGAGCAGCCTGAAGCGATCTAGTTCGTTTCAGTCTGCGTGGCAGATTTGCACTCCAGAGAATGCAAAGGAGTTCTCTGCAGTCGCCTACTTCTTTGGGAGTGAGCTCGAGAAACGTTTGCAGGTCCCGATCGGACTGATCCACAGCTCATGGCCAGGGACTTCTGCGGAGGAGTGGACGGATTCGACGTCCCTTGCTGCGAATCCGGACTTTGCGCCGATTCTCAGTCGCTGGCGGGACGCGCCCGACGAGACGCATATGTTCGCCGGAGACGGATTTCCATTCGACCTGTCATTCCGCAATTTTGTGTTGCTCAGAAAAGGAGACGACGGAGAGCAGAGAGTTGCCTTTAGCGATTTTTCGCAGGCGAACAACCAACTTGGAGGGAA
It encodes the following:
- a CDS encoding LysR family transcriptional regulator; amino-acid sequence: MELRHLRYLVAVAEQGSFSGAARTLHVAQSAISEQLTDLEREIGVRLFVRSPRRTSLTRPGELFLEEARRILERADRAIEAVQRAHRGELGTLRVGFFSGGVGVNFPKLIREFRRLHPGVQLSLVEMTSTQQWPALVEGRIDIGFTRRVEPEFSTRLRSEVIQQNPIVAILPRSHPAAPGPVDLRDLAHEPFVLSSRETSPAVFDKVIELCSEAGFSPHIASISTVWVSVVLMVQAGEGISLLPLNQQQFRTRDLAFCPLKAKNAFVEFVMAWSPQHDSNLIRNFRRLARLHATGDARP
- a CDS encoding DUF5996 family protein gives rise to the protein MKTTKPAQHIWPELNWNAWKDTAATLHMWTQIVGKTRLALTPPLNHWWNVPLYLSARGLTTSAMPYGTEFLEIEFDFVSHDLRFRISSGSILSVPLRAQSVADFYAEYQRCLAALGVTVAINPVPVEVAEAIPFPQDEVHHTYDPEYAHRFWRVLCSAECLFADFSSGFLGKQSPVHFFWGSFDLAVTRFSGRPAPPRDGADRITREAYSHEVISAGFWPGNGGYGAPAFYCYAAPAPAGLDRASIRPTAAHYDPKLGEFLLKYDDVRSAASPDDAVHQFLQSTYDAGATLAKWDRAALERHSAT
- the bglX gene encoding beta-glucosidase BglX, encoding MTSRRRPGSLLRNLTFVIACLSPFVQAQSHETSAPSEAAVQQRANTLLHHMTTDEKIGQLTQLFYQYFPDTVSFEERIRKGQVGSFLFITDPVAINHLQHVAVEESRMHIPLLIGFDVIHGFRTTFPVPLALASSWDPSLIEHVQTVAAHEASAAGVRWAFTPMVDIARDPRWGRIVEGAGEDPYLDAAVTRAQVRGLQGPYLGSPEHVLACVKHFAAYGAADGGRDYDSSYVSEDLLRNVYFPPFHAAIDAGVGSVMSAYMDLNDVPASGNTFLLQQVLRKEWGFSGFVVSDAFAVQDLTTHGFASDPQEATYRAFSAGVNMDMGSKTYLANLGNLIEDKKLSTAQLDNMVRPVLEAKIRLGLFEHPYVDVAQTEAVLKAPESRALARLAAQRTAVLLRNESHTLPLSKSLSSLALIGPLANVQKPLQGPWSFAGEPKDVVTILQGLRNKLPASTRIEYAQGTDLKREYQNDDNTGSDAEIEKAVQTAMHADATVLVLGELDDMSGEAASRSSLDLAGRQQRLLEAVAATGKPLVLVLVNGRPLNISWAAAHVSTILDVWYPGIEGGNAVADLLFGDANPGGKLTFSWPRSEDQIPIYYAHNLTHVPETSKDFVSRYWDGPSSPLYPFGYGLNYTSFAISNLKLSHRQVGAGERVEASVDVENTGSKAGDEVVQLYIHQRSGSASRPVRQLKGFRRITLAPGGKTTLSFALGKDELSYWSPSTQAWVEEPAEFDVWVGEDSTASLHDTFTVHP
- a CDS encoding efflux RND transporter periplasmic adaptor subunit, with translation MSSNSKIRDPERDMTTQEQVADDTQTDVVPAHADAGHHAAPIEPRGGGRTFGILLALVLLFAIGYGLHIRSSSEKQLARATGEAAILSVHVVSPTLGSSAQDLVLPGNVQAFIETPIYSRTNGYLKKWYFDIGAHVRKGQLLAEIETPEVDQQLQQSRAELERMQANMELAGVTSNRWQSLLSKHAVSQQEADQARSNYIAAQAAVGASKANVGRLVQLQSYERIVAPFDGVITARNTDIGDLIDAGSGTSNPRELFHLASVGKLRVYVAVPEVYADSIRDGDSATLTQDSNPVEKAPGTIVRNAKAIDRATRTLNVEVDIDNTKGTLLPGAYVFVHFHLPSGAHTVTIPSNTLLFRAEGLRVGVVHGDRVQLTPVTIGHDYGNSVEITSGLNASDQIILDPPDSLTSGIKVHVETQRVQGQS
- a CDS encoding efflux transporter outer membrane subunit produces the protein MRISTPRLFSVWVGATLAIGLAGCRVGPQYARPSVPLAPEFKESLPQNFKAADGWKAAQPSDNQLKGDWWTMFNDPQLNALEAQIEPANQTLKQAEANFSASRAAIRFFKASEAPTVTTAPSIGAVRNSENQPYFNKANANNGVGNFILPFDLNYEIDLWGRIRRTVAQAREQAQASDADLETARLSLHAELAIDYFNLRSADAQRKLLDDTVKAFQSALQLTEDRYNGGASPLSDVAQARTQLQTAQVQATDVDIARADFEHAIAVLIGKPPAELTVPRTPVTVAAPELPAVPGALPSQLLERRPDIAGDERRMAAANEEIGIAKSAFYPAFTLSAVAGFTGTSASNWFTWPSRFFAVGPTLSQTLFDHGRRRATSDIALAEYDATIAAYRQTSLTAFQQVEDNLNALHGLEVEAVQQHAATASAQQTLDLFNIRYEGGVDNYLQVITWQTALLANERNDIDITRRRLEASVLLIKALGGGWNTSQLPQQP
- a CDS encoding efflux RND transporter permease subunit, with translation MWIVKVALNRPYTFIVLALLILIAAPVVILRTPTDIFPNINIPVISVGWTYTGLNPEELEGRLTSPYEKGLTTLVDNIQHIESTTYNGAVNVKIYLQPGASLDTANAQVTAASQSILRQLPPGILPPQIINFSASSVPILQLGVSGPGLSESQLNDYSANFIRPQLITVPGAIVPLPYGGKQREILISMDQAAMQSKGIAPGDLLNAVAQQNVVLPSGTIKIGQSEYDVRTNGTPRTVEGLANIPLKQVNGTTIYLRDVASVSDGFQVQTNVVRQDGRRGVLISIVKGGNASTLDVVKGVRALLPRVATTLPPELKMTPLSDQSVFVRGAIKGVIREAIIAAALTAIMILVFLGSWRSTLIIAVSIPLSILTSVIVLSLTGETINTMTLGGLALAVGILVDDATVTIENIERFLEDHYPLREAILEGAAQISVPALVSTLCICIVFLPMFFLGGVARYLFVPLAEAVVFAMLASYILSRTLVPTLAMYLLREHGHGKGGNGFFARFQRGFERRFEQVRSGYHGILKRVVDARLIFVPGFLGICVLTFTLLPFLGENFFPDTDSGQFILHVRGTTGLRIEETARLFDLVEADIRREIPPSEIDNILDNIGMPYSVINTQHLTNGTIGAADGDIFVTLKEGHHPTAKYVRALRANLPRLFPEATFYMLPADITTQILNFGLPAPIDVQIEGNDIGASKTQADKILAQLREVPGLTDLRIQQPFDYPTLQLAVDRTKAAQGGYSERDVATSILNTLSGSGQVTPMFFLNWKNMVNYNLVAQTPQYKMDTMQDLGNIPINRTTSGAPPASATMPEILSDLAKAERGHEMAVVNHYNIRRVVDVYGNVQGRDLGAVSRQIDKILNNDRKSLPRGTFITLKGQVETMRTSYVGLLGGLFFSIVLVYLLIVVNFQSWVDPFIIITALPAALAGIVLFLFLTHTTLSVPALMGAIMCMGVATANSILVVSFAKTRLEEHGVALRAAVEAGTTRFRPVLMTAFAMIIGMVPMALGMGDGGEQNAPLGRAVIGGLLCATVATLIFVPCVFALIHGREKAERGRQQKRLMEERV